A single genomic interval of Eurosta solidaginis isolate ZX-2024a chromosome 3, ASM4086904v1, whole genome shotgun sequence harbors:
- the LOC137243638 gene encoding uncharacterized protein produces the protein MQKPPIPPYKSSPEIQQRIQELQEEAQGGEKRRRTAVLPKRNWVQRNPRLFQITFLTISMLVLFSRPIYDAFIADPPLPPPGGIPPPHKR, from the coding sequence ATGCAAAAACCGCCCATCCCGCCATATAAATCTTCACCTGAAATTCAGCAAAGAATTCAAGAGCTACAGGAAGAAGCACAAGGTGGTGAAAAACGTCGTCGCACAGCGGTACTACCAAAACGCAACTGGGTTCAACGTAATCCACGACTATTTCAAATTACTTTTCTTACCATCTCAATGTTGGTTTTATTTTCACGACCAATATACGACGCTTTCATTGCCGATCCCCCTCTACCACCACCAGGTGGTATACCACCACCCCACAAGCGTTAA
- the LOC137243640 gene encoding uncharacterized protein, with protein MESVRKAKQRLRNYPLLLGKCADKAAIYAACVTRDLNVQHLICDKEFEEFNACLQKAAKEMKTKL; from the coding sequence aTGGAATCAGTGCGCAAAGCTAAACAGAGACTACGCAATTATCCCCTGCTGCTCGGCAAATGCGCTGATAAAGCAGCAATTTATGCGGCATGTGTGACGCGAGATTTAAATGTGCAACATCTTATTTGCGATAAGGAATTTGAAGAGTTCAATGCATGTTTACAAAAAGCAGCTaaagaaatgaaaacaaaattataa